In Humulus lupulus chromosome 7, drHumLupu1.1, whole genome shotgun sequence, the following are encoded in one genomic region:
- the LOC133788358 gene encoding psbP domain-containing protein 1, chloroplastic: MSRLVVVQHQHHKNSSPSRLPSSLYDFNGAGFHNQVQLQCKKKVWIKPKGGLSVTSISAKRTFIMDATQVFGKQCSESCAKEERQTKAFAIPRRNAMALILSGYLFSEVVSVDTAFAQQSVAFREYIDTFDGYSLKYPQNWIQVRGAGADIFFRDPYVLDENVSVELSSPSSSKYKSVEDLGPPEQAAEKVLKQYLTEFMSTRLGVRRESNILTTSSRIAEDGRLYYQVEVNIKSYASNNELAVMPQDRVPRLEWNRRYLSVLGVENNRLYELRLQTPENVFEEEENDLRQVMDSFRVNKVTV; the protein is encoded by the exons ATGTCAAGGTTGGTGGTGGTACAGCATCAGCACCACAAAAACTCATCTCCCTCTCGTCTCCCTTCTTCTCTCTACGACTTCAATGGTGCTGGATTCCACAATCAAGTTCAG TTGCAGTGTAAGAAAAAGGTATGGATCAAGCCCAAAGGAGGATTAAGCGTTACATCTATTAGTGCAAAAAGGACTTTTATAATGGATGCCACTCAAGTCTTTGGAAAGCAATGCTCAGAATCTTGTGCCAAAGAGGAGCGTCAG ACTAAAGCTTTTGCAATTCCTAGAAGGAATGCAAtggccttgatcttgtcaggcTACCTGTTCTCAGAAGTTGTGTCAGTTGATACTGCATTTGCTCAACAATCTGTTGCCTTCAGAGAATACATAGATACTTTCGATGGTTATTCATTGAAGTACCCTCAAAACTGGATTCAAGTGCGAGGAGCTGGGGCAGACATATTTTTCAGAGATCCTTATGTTCTTGATGAAAATGTCTCTGTTGAGCTGTCCTCTCCATCATCCTCCAAGTACAAGAGCGTCGAAGACTTAGGTCCACCAGAACAGGCTGCGGAGAAAGTACTGAAGCAGTATCTGACAGAGTTTATGTCAACAAGACTAGGCGTTAGACGTGAATCAAATATTCTTACCACATCATCAAGAATTGCTGAAGATGGGAGGCTCTATTATCAAGTTGAG GTAAACATTAAATCATATGCAAGCAACAATGAGCTGGCTGTTATGCCCCAAGACCGAGTACCTAGGCTCGAATGGAATAGGCGGTACCTTTCTGTTCTAGGAGTTGAAAACAACCGTTTATATGAGCTGAGACTTCAAACACCTGAAAATGTttttgaagaagaggaaaatgatcTCCGCCAGGTTATGGATTCCTTTAGAGTAAACAAGGTGACTGTTTAA
- the LOC133788357 gene encoding AP-3 complex subunit mu gives MLQCIFLLSDSGEVMLEKQLTGHRVDRSICDWFWNHALSQGDSSKLQPVIASPTHYLFQILREGITFLACTQVEMPPLMAIEFLCRVADVLSDYLGGLNEDMIKDNFIIVYELLDEMIDNGFPLTTEPNILREMIAPPNIVSKMLSVMTGNSSNMSDTLPGATASCVPWRTTDTKYANNEVYVDLVEEMDAIINRDGKLVKCEIYGEVQVNSHLSGLPDLTLSFANPSILDDVRFHPCVRFRPWESDQILSFVPPDGQFKLMSYRVRKLKSTPLYIKPQLTSDAGTCRISMMVGVRNDPGKMIDSITVQFQLPPCILSADLSSNHGTVNILSNKKCVWSIERIPKDKTPSMSGTLVLETGLERLHVFPTFEVGFRIMGSALSGVKIDKLDLKNLQPKPYKGFRALTRAGEFQVRS, from the exons ATGTTGCAATGCATATTTCTGCTCTCAGATTCCGG TGAGGTTATGCTTGAGAAACAGCTCACCGGCCATCGTGTAGACCGCTCCATATGTGATTGGTTCTGGAACCACGCTCTTTCTCAAGGCGATTCCTCCAAG TTACAACCAGTAATTGCTTCACCAACACACTATCTTTTCCAAATTCTTCGAGAGGGAATCACATTTTTAGCTTGTACCCAAGTTGAAATGCCACCTCTGATGGctattgag TTCCTTTGCAGGGTAGCTGATGTCCTCTCAGATTACCTAGGAGGCCTCAACGAAGATATGATAAAGGATAACTTCATTATTGTATATGAG CTTTTGGATGAGATGATAGACAACGGCTTCCCTCTCACTACAGAACCTAATATCCTGAGAGAGATGATTGCTCCACCAAATATCGTTAGCAAGATGTTGAGTGTAATGACGGGTAACAGTTCCAACATGAGTGACACACTTCCTGGTGCAACGGCATCTTGTGTTCCATGGAGAACTACAGACACAAAATATGCTAATAATGAAGTTTATGTTGATCTTGTTGAAGAGATGGATGCAATTATAAACAG GGATGGGAAACTGGTGAAATGTGAAATATATGGTGAAGTCCAAGTAAATTCTCATCTGTCAGGTCTTCCTGATCTGACCCTTTCTTTTGCAAACCCTTCTATTCTCGATGATGTAAGATTCCATCCCTGCGTTCGGTTTCGCCCTTGGGAATCTGATCAAATTCTTTCGTTTGTGCCTCCTGATGGACAGTTTAAGCTAATGAGTTACAG GGTTAGAAAGCTGAAGAGCACTCCATTATATATAAAACCACAGCTGACTTCAGATGCTGGGACATGTCGTATTAGTATGATGGTCGGAGTACGCAATGATCCAGGAAAAATGATTGACTCCATAACTGTTCAATTTCAACTACCTCCTTGCATTTTGTCAGCTGATCTCTCCTCAAATCATGGAACCGTCAACATCCTTTCTAATAAG AAATGTGTTTGGTCAATTGAACGGATTCcgaaagataaaaccccttcgaTGTCTGGAACATTAGTTCTCGAGACCGGATTAGAGCGGTTACATGTGTTCCCCACATTTGAAGTTGGTTTTAGGATTATGGGAAGTGCCCTTTCCGGTGTCAAAATAGACAAACTGGATCTAAAGAATCTACAACCTAAACCTTACAAAGGTTTCCGAGCCCTTACGCGTGCAGGGGAATTTCAAGTCCGGTCATAG